The following coding sequences are from one Terriglobales bacterium window:
- a CDS encoding RraA family protein has translation MATSLLLAESPMINVARYFAVGVLSTVVALPANAQLGTFSKEQRIAFTPEWRGERFPDGRPMVPDALLSRFKDITAEEAWDVLQDAGFRNQFEGGWKVINPGERLVGRVVTAVFMPHRPDVDAVIQANGKKESRVGGENSWVIDILKPGDVLVVDLFGKIRYGTFAGDNLSTAIYAHSHNGLIVDGAVRDTSGIQEIKGFQVYVRGADPSALEGTMLMGINVPIRIGNATVMPGDIAVGDPEGVTFIPPQLAQKVADDTEMTHFVDEWGHMMLRQGKYTPGQIDARWTKPMIEEFNKWLEQKGSKRRMAPQ, from the coding sequence ATGGCAACATCGTTGCTTCTCGCGGAAAGTCCCATGATCAATGTTGCCCGCTACTTCGCAGTTGGAGTCTTGAGTACGGTGGTCGCGCTCCCAGCGAACGCGCAGTTGGGAACGTTCTCCAAAGAACAGCGCATCGCCTTCACACCTGAATGGCGCGGCGAGCGCTTCCCTGACGGCCGTCCGATGGTTCCCGATGCTCTGCTCTCCCGATTTAAAGACATCACTGCAGAGGAGGCGTGGGACGTCCTGCAAGATGCCGGTTTTCGAAACCAGTTTGAGGGCGGATGGAAGGTGATTAATCCGGGAGAACGACTGGTGGGACGAGTTGTAACTGCGGTCTTTATGCCGCATAGGCCGGATGTAGACGCCGTGATTCAGGCAAACGGAAAGAAGGAATCGCGTGTGGGCGGCGAGAACTCCTGGGTCATAGATATTCTGAAGCCGGGGGACGTGCTGGTGGTGGATTTGTTTGGCAAAATCCGCTACGGCACATTTGCGGGCGATAATCTCTCGACTGCGATCTACGCGCACAGCCATAACGGCCTGATCGTGGATGGTGCAGTGCGCGACACCAGCGGCATACAAGAGATCAAGGGATTTCAGGTTTACGTGCGCGGCGCCGATCCCTCCGCGCTCGAGGGCACAATGTTGATGGGAATCAACGTGCCAATTCGAATCGGCAACGCCACGGTGATGCCGGGAGACATCGCGGTGGGCGACCCCGAGGGAGTTACCTTTATTCCTCCGCAACTCGCGCAAAAAGTGGCTGATGACACGGAGATGACCCACTTCGTGGACGAGTGGGGACACATGATGTTGCGCCAGGGCAAGTACACGCCGGGTCAGATTGACGCCAGATGGACAAAGCCAATGATCGAAGAATTTAATAAATGGCTGGAGCAGAAAGGCTCCAAACGGCGCATGGCGCCTCAGTAG
- a CDS encoding aminotransferase class V-fold PLP-dependent enzyme — protein sequence MMRLSASWNRRSFLSTLTVAAGWALAGPRSLLGRAPSRSGGPTGFGQSGNVYEELGLATVINGQGTMTVLGGSLPRPEVEAIMAEAGKHFVSINDLEVAAGNRIAQMLKLPDGYTALVTSGAAGAMMSGLAGILTGDNETFIKQLPDLTGMKSEVIIQKSHRNGFDHQLRATGIKLIEVETRDDVRRAVNNKTAMMHFSNFANAAGEIKVDEWLKLAKEYKIPAFNDAAADTPPVSHLWDYAHMGYDLIAFSGGKAIRGPQCAGLLTGRKDLVSYALLNNSPNEDTLGRGQKVGKEEIIGMIKALELYLNEDHEALNKEWWGRLDTISRELTKVPGVSTAYFVPDIANHVPTMQINWDPRRIALTPHDASTYLKGLKPRIVLGSSPIGLDMNSFMLKPGEDKIIADQLVRMFRAHAA from the coding sequence ATGATGCGACTGAGTGCGAGTTGGAACCGCCGAAGTTTTCTGAGTACTTTGACCGTGGCTGCAGGCTGGGCCTTGGCCGGGCCGCGTAGCCTCCTTGGCCGCGCCCCGTCCCGCAGTGGCGGGCCCACAGGTTTCGGCCAGTCAGGCAATGTTTACGAAGAACTTGGCTTGGCCACCGTGATCAACGGCCAGGGGACCATGACCGTGCTCGGCGGGTCGCTGCCTCGTCCTGAGGTTGAGGCCATTATGGCCGAAGCCGGAAAGCATTTCGTCAGCATCAACGACCTTGAGGTCGCAGCCGGCAATCGCATCGCGCAAATGCTGAAGCTCCCGGATGGCTACACTGCCCTAGTAACATCCGGCGCAGCCGGAGCTATGATGTCCGGATTGGCCGGCATTCTTACCGGGGACAACGAAACCTTTATCAAACAACTGCCCGACCTCACCGGGATGAAGTCCGAAGTAATCATTCAAAAGTCACATCGCAACGGATTCGATCATCAACTGCGTGCCACCGGCATAAAGCTGATTGAAGTCGAAACTCGCGACGATGTGCGCAGGGCGGTCAACAACAAGACAGCAATGATGCACTTCTCCAACTTTGCGAATGCGGCGGGAGAGATCAAGGTGGACGAGTGGCTGAAGCTGGCCAAGGAATATAAGATTCCGGCTTTTAACGACGCGGCCGCGGATACTCCGCCGGTTTCTCATCTTTGGGATTACGCCCATATGGGATATGACCTGATCGCATTCAGCGGGGGAAAAGCTATTCGAGGTCCGCAATGCGCCGGGTTATTAACCGGTCGCAAGGACCTGGTCTCCTATGCTCTGCTGAACAACAGCCCGAATGAGGACACACTCGGTCGTGGCCAGAAAGTGGGGAAGGAAGAGATTATTGGGATGATCAAAGCTCTAGAGCTTTATCTGAACGAAGATCACGAGGCGCTCAACAAAGAATGGTGGGGAAGGCTGGATACGATTTCCCGCGAGCTCACAAAGGTGCCGGGCGTCAGCACTGCTTATTTCGTTCCTGATATCGCGAATCACGTTCCCACAATGCAGATCAATTGGGATCCCCGGCGCATCGCGCTTACCCCCCATGACGCTTCCACCTATTTGAAGGGACTGAAACCGAGAATCGTTTTGGGATCTAGCCCGATCGGTTTGGATATGAATTCATTCATGCTCAAACCCGGAGAAGACAAGATTATCGCCGACCAGTTGGTACGCATGTTTCGGGCACATGCAGCATGA
- a CDS encoding MFS transporter encodes MTSEKSTNVRWFLVFWLFILSAVAYLDRVNLSIAATSIAREYHLSKIQLGPVFSAFLLGYALFQTIGGRLADRLGPRRVLTAGVLWWGIFTALAAVVPPGIRGALVVFISLRFLLGAGEAVIYPASNQFVSRWIPSKDRGLANGLIFAGVGVGAGLTPPLITYVMIHHGWRSSFFVCALIGALAGAVWFLIARDTPELHPSVSAAEREAIRSGLSLKASAERRPISSLVPWTSVLTSRSVLAITLSYFCYGYVAWIFFSWFYIYLAEVRGLNLKASAFYATLPFLAMAVTSPLGGIIGDRLTRSRGARLGRCVVASVAISLAAVFLVMGSRVESVRLASVVLAGGAGALYLSQSAFWSVTADIAGSSSGSVSGFMNTGNQLGGALTASLTPIIAARFGWTASFLVAAAMCVVGCLAWLLVDPGFRLAEVTQPHREENSVKTQVVQQRS; translated from the coding sequence GTGACCAGCGAAAAATCTACCAACGTGCGCTGGTTCCTGGTGTTCTGGCTTTTCATTCTCAGTGCCGTGGCGTATCTCGATCGGGTGAATCTTTCGATTGCCGCCACCTCGATCGCCCGCGAGTACCATCTCAGCAAAATTCAGCTTGGGCCCGTCTTCAGCGCTTTTCTCCTGGGCTACGCGCTTTTTCAGACAATCGGAGGGCGATTGGCCGACCGCCTTGGTCCACGGCGAGTGCTCACGGCGGGGGTGTTGTGGTGGGGAATCTTTACCGCGTTGGCCGCTGTTGTCCCTCCGGGGATCCGTGGCGCACTTGTTGTTTTCATTTCCCTACGGTTCTTGCTGGGAGCGGGAGAAGCTGTCATCTATCCGGCGTCTAATCAATTCGTTTCGCGCTGGATTCCGAGCAAGGACCGTGGGCTCGCCAACGGCCTCATCTTTGCCGGCGTAGGTGTCGGCGCGGGTCTCACCCCTCCATTGATTACGTACGTCATGATTCATCACGGCTGGCGATCCTCATTTTTTGTTTGTGCATTGATTGGAGCGCTGGCGGGGGCAGTCTGGTTTCTCATCGCTCGCGACACTCCGGAACTGCACCCGAGTGTTTCCGCGGCTGAGCGCGAAGCCATTCGTTCGGGTTTAAGTCTCAAGGCATCGGCCGAACGACGGCCCATCTCATCACTGGTTCCCTGGACCAGCGTGCTGACCAGCAGAAGCGTTCTGGCAATAACCCTAAGCTACTTTTGTTACGGCTATGTCGCCTGGATCTTTTTCAGCTGGTTTTACATCTACCTTGCCGAGGTGCGGGGACTGAATTTGAAGGCCAGCGCCTTTTACGCGACGTTGCCTTTCCTCGCGATGGCAGTAACCTCGCCGCTCGGTGGTATTATCGGCGACCGGCTGACGCGCTCCCGGGGTGCCCGATTGGGAAGATGCGTTGTTGCCAGCGTGGCAATTTCCCTGGCTGCGGTGTTTCTTGTAATGGGTTCCAGAGTAGAGAGCGTTCGCCTCGCCAGTGTCGTGCTCGCTGGAGGAGCTGGCGCATTGTATCTGTCACAAAGCGCTTTCTGGTCGGTGACGGCTGACATTGCGGGCTCTTCGTCGGGGTCGGTTTCTGGATTCATGAACACGGGAAACCAATTGGGTGGTGCACTCACTGCCTCACTTACGCCCATCATCGCTGCTCGCTTTGGCTGGACCGCTTCATTCCTGGTGGCCGCCGCGATGTGTGTGGTTGGCTGCCTGGCTTGGCTGCTCGTGGATCCTGGATTTCGTCTGGCCGAAGTTACCCAGCCGCATCGGGAAGAAAATTCGGTGAAGACTCAGGTTGTGCAGCAACGCTCTTAG
- a CDS encoding sugar kinase, with protein sequence MAALKLKNKESCQWDLVSLGEVMLRLDPGDFRVATARHFRAFEGGGEYNVARGLRRCFGMRTAIVTALADNAVGHLVEDLMLQGGVDLRHLRWMPFDGVGRTVRNGLNFTERGFGPRAALGCSDRGHTAISQLKPGDIDWKQIFDKEGARWFHAGGIFCALSETTPLVAKEAMEAARRSGAVISYDLNYRASLWKSIGGKKKAQEVNRLLAPLVNVMLGNEEDFTAALGFDVAGVDEGHSSLDPANFKQMIEQVARDFPNLSVVATTLRHAKTATVNDWGAICYCDGRFYEAPVRKNLEIYDRVGGGDSFASGLIYGFLTGKEPQWSVECGAAHGALAMSTPGDTSMATLEEVLQVMKAQTARIAR encoded by the coding sequence ATGGCCGCATTAAAGCTCAAGAATAAGGAGTCGTGCCAGTGGGACCTGGTCAGCCTTGGCGAGGTGATGCTGCGCCTCGATCCCGGCGACTTTCGCGTAGCTACCGCGCGACACTTTCGAGCCTTCGAGGGAGGCGGTGAATACAACGTCGCGCGCGGCCTGCGGCGATGTTTTGGCATGAGGACCGCCATCGTGACCGCCCTTGCCGATAACGCCGTCGGCCACTTGGTAGAAGATCTGATGCTGCAAGGCGGAGTGGATCTGCGGCACCTTCGCTGGATGCCATTCGATGGCGTGGGCCGAACCGTACGCAATGGCCTGAATTTTACTGAACGCGGTTTCGGACCCCGTGCCGCGCTCGGATGCTCTGACCGGGGACACACCGCAATTTCGCAGCTCAAGCCCGGCGATATTGATTGGAAGCAGATTTTTGATAAAGAAGGCGCCCGCTGGTTCCACGCCGGCGGCATATTCTGCGCCCTCTCAGAAACCACGCCGTTAGTGGCCAAGGAAGCCATGGAAGCGGCAAGACGTTCGGGCGCGGTGATTTCTTATGATCTGAATTACCGTGCCTCACTGTGGAAATCAATCGGAGGAAAAAAGAAGGCGCAAGAGGTCAATCGCCTGCTAGCGCCGCTGGTTAACGTGATGCTAGGCAATGAAGAAGATTTCACAGCCGCACTGGGCTTCGATGTTGCCGGCGTTGACGAGGGCCACTCTTCGCTCGATCCAGCCAACTTCAAGCAGATGATCGAGCAAGTTGCACGGGACTTTCCCAATCTTTCTGTGGTGGCGACGACTCTGCGGCACGCGAAAACTGCCACGGTGAACGATTGGGGCGCAATCTGTTATTGTGATGGCCGATTTTATGAGGCACCGGTCAGGAAGAACCTGGAGATTTACGATCGGGTAGGCGGTGGCGATTCCTTTGCCTCTGGTTTGATTTATGGATTTCTGACCGGCAAAGAGCCGCAATGGTCGGTGGAGTGTGGCGCCGCACACGGTGCGCTGGCGATGTCCACGCCTGGGGACACCAGCATGGCGACCCTGGAAGAGGTGCTGCAAGTAATGAAGGCGCAAACGGCGCGCATCGCTCGCTGA